The Nitrosarchaeum sp. genomic sequence TACGTTAATTTCTCTTCTAAGTAAAGCTATACTTCTTGCAACAGATATTTTTTCATCAAAAACTTCATCTTCAAGATCATCTAAATTTGCAATCACTTTTCTTGATATGTGTAAGAGTTCATCCACTAGAATGTCTACTATTTCATGGAGAAGATATTCTGCAGATTTTCCTAGTATTCTTTCTTTTCTGTGTGCATCTAAATCGTTTTTACAAATATTTACTAAATCTACTAATGGCTTTAAATCTCCTTGATGAACCGTTATTAGAAAATCTTTTCCGATGAATATTGATAACTGACTGTTTCTTGAAATCCCTGGCTGTCTTAATAGCGATGGAAAATGTAATATCACAAAAAAATGATCCTGATAACTATCTAGTTTTGGAAGTTCAGATTTAGTCATACAGTCTTCAATGTTTAATGTATTCAAACGGTATGTTTCAGCTAGTTTTTCAATATCGCTTCTATCTGGATTTTGTAAATCAATCCACAAAAATCTCTTACCCTCAACGGTTTCAATTTTTCTTTCTACAGGTACCGCTTGTGGTTTTTTCCCAACATGTAGTCTATTAGTAATGAATCCTTTTTTCAAGTTGAATGGTAACTCGATTTAACAAATTTAAAGCGATCGCTTATTTTACTCATTTTTTATAATTCGCATGAATTTGATTCTTTTCTAGATTTTTATGCTATTTCCATGGAAGGAAGAAATTGACGCCAATCCATGTGAGCCCAATTGTTATTCCCATAGCTATCCACCAAAATCTCATGACTATAAATTCTGTTAGTTAATAATAAATCTACAGGCTAAATTTCAATGAGATAAATCAAAGATTATTACGGGATAAACAATTTTTTATTCTTGTGGCCCTCGTAGTACAGTGGCTAGTATAGGGGACTGTGGATCCCCGGACAGGGGTTCGATTCCCCTCGAGGGCCTACAAATTTTATGATTTTAACCTACAATTTTTCGTGCAATTCTGTCATGACATGAGCATTTACAAAATCTGTAAAAATTTCCATCATGTTCTGAATTGCAAGTATTGCAACCTTTACCTTCTGCCATTTTTGCAGTTTTTATAATTGTGATATTTTTATTTTTTGGTACATTAATTTTTAAAAAATACCATATTTGCTTGATTCCATTTCTTCTTTTATTGCCAGCTTAAATCTAGGTATTTTACCTTCCAAATTATTTGTAAGCCATGAGAGAAATTTTTTTTCTAAACCCTTCCCTTTGAATTTATCAAAATCACTTCCCATCTGATCAGCTAGCTTTTCTACTAATGTTTTATTAACACTCACAACAAAAAAGTGCCATCCAAAAGCAAATTCCGAATCTGTCATAACAAAATCATCTTGACTGTGAACCATCTCTTCCAAAAGTGAAAGCTGGTTTGTTATTGCTTTACTTGTTTTATCATAATCTATTGTAGACACATTAATGTTAATTCTATCTATCATGATTCTATATGATTTACATAAAATAAAAGGATTACACAAATTATTTTAACAGATGTTCAAAATCAATATTGAAATGGATTTTCATTATATCTATGTAAGTTTTAATGGATTCCGGGACTTGCTCCCCGCATGACACTCCTAAATTCTTTGCGTTAATCCAAATTATTAGAGTTTGAATAATTGTCAAAAATCTATCATTTTTAATTTCTGGAATACTAATAGCCTTTGTATATCTCTCAGCAAATTCCCACGCTGTTACAAAATCTACACATTTAACTCCAAAAACTGCCAATATTTGTTCTTGTAAACTATCTGCTTTTTTAAAAGGAACTAAATTAATTATGTATGGAAATTTTACTTTCTCAGGAAGACAATCAGGTAGTGGCCCCCAAATTGTAATTATTCTTGTGCCTGATTTTAGATCTTTAAATTTATTCATCATATTATTGATGATATCTTCATTTGTAAACCAAAACAAAATTGCGGTAGCATCAGAAATGTCCACATTTTGTATGTCATCACAAATTAATTTACCTTGTATCTTATTTTTATCTAGACTATCTTTTGCTAGTTTAATTTTATCTGGATTGTTATCAACACCTACAGCTTTTCTCACCTGATATTCTTTCAATGCTATGGAGATTCCAGTTCCATCTCCACATCCAAGATGATAAAAAATATCATTTTTTTCTAATTTTAAAAAATTAAAAATGTCTCTAAATGTTTTCTCTGGTAATTGAACTTCTTCTCCACTAACTATGCTTTCTGGTAATGATTTGAGATATTCTTCTATTTTCAATATTATGATTAAAACTATACTTTAATTATTCTCTTATGCTCTCAAGTTTTGAAACTGCTTGCCATAACTGTGTTCTTACATATGAGGGCATGTTTGGATCTTGTGTAACATCATCAAGTAAACTTATTGTATTGTTTGCTCTTACTGACAATGAATATTCTTCATTATTTAACTCCACTATCAAATCTGTAATTGATTTTTTTATTGTCTTTGGCGTTGAATGACTTGTAGCAATTTGATTTAATGTTTCAATTGCTTCTTTCATTGATTCTTTGTTTTGTTTTTCATCAGCCATTTTTTACACCATTTAATGTTAATTTGAGGTATATAGTCACATCTCTAGAAATATGTTATCTGACTCTACTGATACGTTATATGATGCTACATCTCTAATTTTAGCTGGGAATTTCACTAATTTACCAGTTTTGCAATCAAATTGGGCTCCATGCCACCCACAAATTACATTACATCCATCTAATTTTCCCTCTGAGAGACTTGAACCTGAATGAGTACATGAATCATCCATGGCACAATAAGTACCATCAACATTTGCAACCATTATCTCTTTACCGTCAATTGAAACTTTAATCATTTTTCCAGGAGGAACATCAGCTGTTTTTCCGGCTATAATTTTACCCATTATCGTTTTTAATCAATCATTCTTAATATTTTTTCGTATATGTGTACGATAAGAAATGCAGTTGATTCAGATAAATCTGTAATACTGAACTTTTGTCATAATACTTTTTCATGGGGTGATTATATTCAAGATGTCTGGAATTCTTGGTTGTCTGAAGGTAATTTATTCATTGTAGATAAAGAACATCCAATTGGTATAACTCATGCATTTTTCTCTAAAAATCAAGTATGGATTGAAGGTATTAGAATTAATCCAGATTTTCGTAGACAAGGTTTAGCTAAAAAATTAGTTCAACATATAGAATTAATTGCCAAAGAAAAACAAATTCCATTCTCTTTTATGTTGATCGATATTGAAAATTATGCATCTCTTTCAATGGCAAAAAATCTTGGTTATGGTATATTTCAAACCTGGAATTTTTATTCACTTATTCCTCAGATTAATAATAGTCATGAAATTCAATTTGGCAATAATTTTGATCAATCAAAAATTCCTCATTATATAAAATCTTGGAGATGGTTACCTTTAGATAAAAAAATCATACTGTATTTTTACAAACAAAATAAAATAATTTTTTCAGATAAATCTGGTCCAATTTCTATTGCAGTTCTAACTGATTCTGAGCATTTTGATAAAATTTTGATTGTAACTTTAATTTCTGGATCACTATCAAATACATTAGACCTAATTTCATACATACAAAACTATGGAGCAGAAAACAAATATCAAAAAATACAAATTTTAACTAGAGCTAAATTATCTAAAATAAATACATTAGAACACAAAATTACATTTAATCTAATGAAAAAATCTGTGGGCTAACTCTCATTTACAAATCTGATTGTATTTTTTAAAATACCCAAATTCTCAATTTCCATCTCTACTTTATCTCCATTTTTAAGAAATACTGCATTTGGTTTGTTAAGCATTACCCCTGCTGGAGTTCCAGTTGAAATAATGTCTCCTTTTTCTAGAGTCATTACCTTACTTAATCTAGAAACTATTTCTGGTATTTTTATGAACATATTATTTGTAGATGAATTCTGTCGTAATTCTCCATTAATTTTGGTTGTCAATTTTAAGTTCTGTGGATCTTTGATTTCATCTGCTGTTGTTATCCATGGTCCAGATGGTGCAAATGTATCAAAACTTTTTCCTCTAGTGAATTGCTTGTCTTTAAACTGAATATCGCGTGCAGATACATCGTTTAGTATCATATATCCAAATATTGCATCTACAGCTTGCTTTTCATTTATATTTTTACAATTTTTACCTATAATCAAAGCTAATTCAACTTCGTAATCCAACTGTGTAACAAAGTCTGGGCAAACTATGTCAGAACCTGTACCGTTTAAAGCAGTTCTAGGTTTTAGAACTATTGCAGGTTCATCTGGTGGTGATAAATTCTGTTCTTTTGCATGATCTATATAATTAAAAGCCAAACATATGATTTTGTTTGGATTTGGAATTGGACTTAATAATTTAAAATTTGATAGGCTTTCTTCGTATGATAAAGTATCAATTTTATTTTTAATCTCATCAAACCATCCATCAAAAAGAAAATCTTTGATACTTTGAGGAATTGGAACTCCTGTTTGATAAGTAATTTCATCCTTTGTTGCAACTTTATCTCCTTTTACAAAACCATATGTCTCATTATTTTCATGAACTAATCTTGCTATTTTCATAATCTTATCACTTACTTGTGTGTAAAAATCGCCTGATTTTGTGAATCTTTTCTACAATATCCAAATCTAACAAATTGTATTTCTTCACCATCTTTTAATTCTAAATAATGGGGTTCTGTATAAACCTCTAATTCTTCTAAACTATCTTCATTAAATTTTTCATCAATAAACAATTGTTTTGGAATAAGAATTTTGATCATATGGGCATTTTTCTGTGGAATCCATTGTATTTTTTGTATCTCTGAATTAGATTCACCTTCTGTAAATTCTCCTACTAACTCTCCATTGTTTTTTGATATCTTGATGTTGCCTAATCCTAATAATCTGATTTGAGTGCCTTTCATATTTTCAGCATCTTCTCCCGAAATGTAGAAATTCTCATCAATGTTGATTTTTCTTTTACCCATATCTTTTATTGGATGATTTGAAATTTCTACAAAAGAAAATGGGATTTTTTTAATTGTAAGTTTTTTTGGTCTGCTTACCATGAATAATCTAATACTGTCGGCGTCAACAAATTTTCTGTTAAATGATTCAAGAGCATCAAACGGTGCTAATGTATTTGCTTTAGTTAATCCTAATGATAAGATGAATTTTTTTATTGCTTCTGGTTTAATTCCCCTTCTTCTAAGTGATTCTAAAGTAGGTAATCTTGGATCATCATACCATGATACTTTACCTTCTTCAATCAATGGTTTGAGAATTCTTTTTGATATTGGCATTCCTTTGAATTCAAGCCTAGAAAAGAAGTCCTGATATGGTTTTCGCATATTTAGTGCATCTAAAATAGCATCTATTAGCTCTTTTCTTAATTCAAATTCCTTTGAACGAAATGCATGAGTTACACCATCAATACTATCCTCTATTGCAACAGCAAAATCATAACTTGGCCAAACTCGATATTTGTTTCCAAGTGTGTAATGCTTTTCTTCTATTATTCTAAACAATACAGGATCTCTCATTACTGCATTATCTGCTTTCATATCTCCTCGAAATCTTACAATTGCATCTCCAGGCTTAAATTTGCCAAACATTTTCTCCCATCCTTTATTGCTTTGTTTAATGTCTCCTCTACTACATTTACAAGCTATACGTTCCCGTCTATTTTCACTAATATCCTCTCTTTTACAAGTGCAAACGTAAGCTTTTCCAGAATTAATTAATTCTATACCTTTTTCATAAAATATCTCCATATCATCTGAAGTATTTTTTATCACATCAAATTTTATTCCTAACCAGTCTAATCCAACTTTAATTGCAGCATGATATTCCATTCTTTCAGCTTCTGGATTAGTATCATCCATTCTTAAAATGAATTTTCCGCCATACATTTTTGCATATTCTGCATTAATGATAGCTGCTTTAGCATGTCCTATGTGTGGATATCCATTAGGTTCTGGTGGAAATCGAGTAACTACTTTTCCATGTTCCGCATTTTTTAGTAGAGGAAGTCCTTCTCTTTCTTCAGTTTTCTCCTTTGGGATTAAAATATCTGGGAAACTTTCTTCAATTATTTTTTTTTGCTCTTCAAATGATAATTGATTAATTTCAGAAACAATTGTCTTAATCTCTTCAGATATTTCTTTTACTCTTGTTCTAAACTCTGGTTTTGTTCCTAGGATCTTTGCTAATACAATTTTATCCTGAGTTTTTCCTTCATGTTCAAATGCATTTTGTAAAGATATTTTTCGAATCTCTTTTCTTGTCTCTTCGTCCAAAGTATCTACCTATGTCTTGCTGTTTACATCGCCTTTTTTATACTCTATCTGATTTTAGGTATTTTTCAATATTTTTCACGTACAGAAAAAAATCTTGGTTTATTCTAAAATTCAATATTATTTCATTTTCTGTATAGGAATTTCTACTAATTTACACTTAGAGTCAATTAACATACATTGTGAATGAATTTGCTCAACAGTGATAAATCCGCATTTATGACAAAAAAATTCATTTTCTTTCTTACAAACACTGCATTTTTTATTTACTTCTAGTGTTTCACCACACTTTCTACACGAATCCATTCTCATTAATTTTCTAACATCTTTGAACTACATTATACTTGGTAAGCTAACAAGCTTACTTGTATGATCTATAATTTACCCTGTTCTATAATCTGCTAATTGTATATCATAATCATGACAACAAAACTTGTTCAGGAAACCAATACCTGGAACAAAATGGTTCATGCCCCATTCAAAAAAGTCGTAAAATTCGATCTAATTTGTATGGGCCTTGGAATCATGATGGGTATTGGAATAGGTGCTTACTTGGTTGCAGGAGTATAACCTCCTCACCAAATTTTTTATGTAATGCAACATATGATGATTATTGAATTTTGATCAAAAATTTGATATCTGAATAAGAATGATCTGTATAAAATAGAAAAACCTGAAATTACTAAAATAATCGCAAAATATCTGCAATTATTTTTAACTAGCCATAAAGATGATTAATTGATGGCTGATCTCATTGATAAAACTGCAAACTATGTTTTAGATCTTGCTAGCCCTCAAAGGCTTAATATTTTATTTAAATTATTAAGTAAAGATTCTACTCCTACTGAAATTGCAAAGGAATTAGAATCAACCAAGCAAGAAGTTCATAGAAATTTTATTAGATTAGAGGAAAGTGGTCTTATTGAGAAAAAAAATAACGGAAAATATAGTACTACTACATTTGGAGAAACAGTTTGCACACAAGTTCCAACAATAGTATTCTTTTCCCAAAATAGAAAATATTTTGAAGAACATACATTTATTGACATTCCTTACAAATTTAAAATTCGATGTGGACAGCTTGCAGTAAGTCAACATGTTAAAGGTATATCAAAAGTTTTGGAACAATGGAAGACAATTTATAAAAATTCTAGGGAGTACATATATGAAATATTATCTGAAGCTCCTTTGGATCTTATTGAGCCTCTAGTTAAACAAATTAAAAAAGGAATTAAATTTCAGTATATCTTCTCTGAATCCACAGTAGTTCCTAAAGGAAGAAAGGATTTATTGAAAAAATTAGGATTTAGCAATCTTATTGAAAAAGGATTGATAGAAAGAAAAATGGCAAAAAATGTTCAGACTGTAATAGTTCTAAATGAAAAAGAGGCATGTGTTTTATTTCCTAAAAATGACGGTGAATCAGATCTTACTGAAATGTTTTATAGTGATGATCCTATGTTTCATGAATGGTGTCTTGATTATTTCCGATTTTGTTGGTATGGTTCAGATGAATTCATTGAGAGTAAGTTAAAAGAATGATTTTGTACTCATTTTCACATAATTTACATCATATCATTTTTTTGTAGGGATGAATTATCCTGTATAATGTCTAATGATATTATGAAATCATTAATTATAATGATTCAAAATAACTATGGAGATGCTGACATTTTATTAAGGATTTTAAATAGTCTTAAAAATGAGAAGTCATTATTTCCACCAGACAAGGAATATCTGGATATTATTTTGCAAAAATATTTTCCCAATGAAAAATTTTGAATTTTAAATGAGTAAATTATCTTGCTAAGATAGATTTTTTTTAAATCTACACGCTTCTTTTTACTACAAAATCTAAAAGATCTATTAATTCTGTTTTAGCAGTACCTGAATAATTTGAAAGCGATTTTTTTGCCATTTCTGCATAATGTAAAGCCTGCCTTCTTACCTCTTTCTCTATTCCAAGTGATCGAATAACATCTACAGCTTTTTCTAGCTCATTTTTACTTGCTTTTGGATTTCCAAATGCTTTTAGAATCATTTTTCTATCTTCGCCTTTTGCTAGTTTTATTGCCATGAGGATTGGAAGTGATTTTTTACCTTCTCTAAGATCATTACCGACCGGTTTTTTTGTAATCTTTGAATCTCCCATTACACCAATAAGATCATCTGTAATTTGAAAAGCAATTCCTAAATTCTTACCAAAATTTGATAAATTTGAAATATCTTTTTGATTACCTGTTGCACAAATTGCACCCATCGAACAAGACACATCAAATAATGCAGCAGTTTTTTTACCAATCATTGCGATATACTCGTTTTGTGTAGGGATCCTTTTTTCTTCAGCCATTTTTACATCTAATAACTGCCCTTCGCATACATCTACACATGCCTTTGCCAATCTGGAAACTAATTGAACTATTGCATCGTTGGATAATTTTGCATCTGAAATAATTTGATATGCTTTTGAAAATAATACATCTCCAGCTAGTATTGCAATTGGCATTCCAAATTTTTTATGCACTGTAGGCACTCCGTGACGCATTTCATCATTATCCATAATGTCATCATGAACTAAAGTAAAGTTATGTATCATTTCTACTGCACTAGCAGCAGGTATTGCAATTGTTGTACTGCCTCCTAATATTTGACAACTCTTCATTACCATGTGAGGTCTGAGTCTTTTTCCTCCGTGGATGATGAGATGTGATGCTGCATCATATAGCATTTTAGGATCTCCTTTTATCTTAGAATTTAGATATCTATTGACAATTTTTGCATTTTTTTCAATCGAGTTTGTTTTTTTCATATTATCAATCTCCATTTATCATCTGGAAGATGATTTTGTATTGCTTTTTTCAATTCTGTTTGCAAATCTGAATTAATCCAAGATGATAAAATATCTTTATATTTTTCTAACATTTTATTTTCAGACCTGTCTAGAAATATCAATGCAATTAACATCCATGGACAATAAATTTTTGGATTGTTTTTAATTTCAGAAAGAAGTTCAGATGCTGAAATCCATTTTATTTCATCTATTTCTCCTTCTATCATTTTAAATTTAGTTGATTCATCAACAATCCCAATTAGAGTCCCACAAATTTCGTTCTCAGAACCAATATTTTTGTAAGGTACATGATATTCAAACTTCATTAAATAATCCATTTTACAAGAAATGCCAACTTCTTCCGGCATTCTTCGCTCAGCTGACGATATGTATGTCTCACCTTCTCTTGGATGACTAGCTACTGTTCCATCCCAATCTTCTGGCCATAGCATTTTTTCTTTTGCTCTTCTTGTTAGAACTAATCTTCCATTTTTATCAAATAGCAAGGCTGTAAATGCTCTATGAAGTTTTCCATTTGGTAAATGGCATTTTACCTTTTCTTCAGAACCTATAGGATTATCGTTTTCATCAACCAAAATTACATATTCATCAGACATTTTTTTTACCTCTGAACAATGTTCCTTCATACTTGTTGTTTTTAACCGCTTTCACTATTCTTTCTGGTTTGTTACCGTTTACAAAAAAAACATTCATTCCCATTTTTGCAATGTTAGATGCTTCATCTACCTTTCTAGTCATTCCCCCTGTCACATCCATTTTGTTTTCAGAAATTTTAGGATTTTCTCCTTTTAACTCATAAATTAATTTTTTAGTTTTTAGATCTGAGTATAACCCATCTTCATTTAAAGCAAAAATTACTAATCTTGGTTTTAAAATTTTTGCTAAGTGAGTCATTATTTTATCTCCTGATAAAATGTATGTTTTCTTATTTCCATGCCAAAGTGCATCTCCATACGTGATTGGTATTAATCCCGATTTTGCAATTTCAGTTATTTCTTTTACTTTTTTTATCACTGGGATGTTCTTTGACATGAAATCTGTTGGAGGAAGAGAGTATGGATTCATCTTATTTTTTACAAATGCATTTAATATGATTTTGTTAAGATCAATCATTGAATTTTTAACTACAGCAACTCCATGCATATCATATTTTTTTGGTTTAGTATGCATGTCATATTTTACAGACCAATAATGCCCAAATGATCCTCCTCCATGAACAATAATTATTGGTTCATTAATTTTCTTCAAATTTTTAGCAATGTTTTCAACAACTTTTTTTCTGGGACTGAGTGGTTTTTCTTTATTTGTGATAATAGAACCTCCTAATTTTATGAGAATCATGCAGTCACCAAATATCTAGTCCATTAAAAAGTATCCAATCCTTTAAAATCAATTTTTACAGAAAAGCATTCATAGTCTTTCATCTTTAATTCTGAAATAATTTTTTCTAAATTTGATTCATCAGATAAAGCAATAATACATCCACCTCCACCTGCACCCGTAATTTTTGCCCCAAATGACGAATTTTCTGCTATTTTTATCATTTTTCGTAATTTTTCATTAGAGATGCCTATCATTTCTAAAAATTCTTGATTGTCCTTCATACATTTACCCAATCCCTGTAAATCATTGTTTTTTAACATGATGCTAACACGATTTACTAACTCTAATTCTTTTTGGCACATAATGGAAAATTTTTCTTCATTTTTTTCTTTGAATTGTTTAACATTTGACACAACCACCTCTGTTGAATGCTCAATGTTAGAATTTGCAATAACGAGGTGAAAGTTTGGTTCAGATTTAATTTGAGAGAATCCTTTTTCCTTATCGTACTCCATCAGTCCACCAAACGTACAAACTGTGCAATCTGCTCCTGATGTATTTTGAAAAATTGTTCTTTCTGCTTCTATGGCTAACTCTAAAATTTTATCTTTATTGGTTTTCTCAAATAATTTGGATATTGCAGCTGCACCTGCTACGCAACATGCAGATGATGATCCTAATCCTACTCCCGTCGGAATTTCTGATTTTACATAAATCTTAATTCCCTCTGATTGATTGTGTTTTTTAATCATTTTATTTGCTAAATATACAAATGGTTTTAATGGCGAACTTATTTCATTCATTGATTTATTGGGTGAAACTTCTAATTCTCCGATGTTTGATTTAATTATAATTTTGTTTTCAGGAATTCTTTCAGCAGTGACTATAACTCTTTTATCAATAGCACAAAGAATTGCTTTTATTCCATACACAACAAAATGTTCTCCAAAAAGAATGACCTTTCCAGGTGCAGAAGCTTTAGAAATCAAGTGAAAATGATCGACCCATATCCAACAACAGAACTCTTATCTCCTGAAATATCTCCACTTGTGGCATATTTTAATAGCTCTCCTTTTGTTGCACCGATCTCTTTACATGCAATCATTGTTGATGCGATGGCACCATATCCACATGCACTAATGTCTCTTTTATGTAAAACATCATAAAATCTATCTACATCTAACTCTAAAATAGGCTCAATTAATGCTGAATCTTGTTCATGTGCAAACTCGTTAGACTCGTAATGTGTAAAATCTGAAGAACCTATGATCATGACTTTGTTTTTCTGAGCTATTTTTGCCACGGCAGTACCCACTTTAATTGCAATTTCTTTACTCTGATTTATTAAAGCAATGGGAACTATTTTGAAATTTGCTGCAATCTCTTGTAACATTGGAATTTGTACTTCAAGACTGTGTTCTCTTGAATGAGAAAAATTATCTATTTCAATTACATCTGTTAATTTTGAAATCTCTTCTGTAATTTCAGAATCCACTTCGACTTCTCCTAGAGGTGTTTCCCATTTAGTATCTATCATTGTTGCTACACTACTTCCTATTCCCCAATGATTTGGTCCTATGATGATGAATAGATCTGGTAGGTCTGAAGAT encodes the following:
- the mvk gene encoding mevalonate kinase, which encodes MISKASAPGKVILFGEHFVVYGIKAILCAIDKRVIVTAERIPENKIIIKSNIGELEVSPNKSMNEISSPLKPFVYLANKMIKKHNQSEGIKIYVKSEIPTGVGLGSSSACCVAGAAAISKLFEKTNKDKILELAIEAERTIFQNTSGADCTVCTFGGLMEYDKEKGFSQIKSEPNFHLVIANSNIEHSTEVVVSNVKQFKEKNEEKFSIMCQKELELVNRVSIMLKNNDLQGLGKCMKDNQEFLEMIGISNEKLRKMIKIAENSSFGAKITGAGGGGCIIALSDESNLEKIISELKMKDYECFSVKIDFKGLDTF
- a CDS encoding MEMO1 family protein; translation: MQIRTPAVAGMFYPNEKKELKKVIKECFLHNFGPGKIPPSNIKKKIFGVICPHAGYVYSGPIACNSFYEISSDLPDLFIIIGPNHWGIGSSVATMIDTKWETPLGEVEVDSEITEEISKLTDVIEIDNFSHSREHSLEVQIPMLQEIAANFKIVPIALINQSKEIAIKVGTAVAKIAQKNKVMIIGSSDFTHYESNEFAHEQDSALIEPILELDVDRFYDVLHKRDISACGYGAIASTMIACKEIGATKGELLKYATSGDISGDKSSVVGYGSIIFT